One Phycisphaera mikurensis NBRC 102666 DNA window includes the following coding sequences:
- a CDS encoding endonuclease/exonuclease/phosphatase family protein, with the protein MTTRFLPKLLAFALALAAAGPAAAQPAEAGRLTVATYNIENAFDVFDDPYSGDEGTAVKSRHELRAIASAVAASNADLVFFQEVENAELLAAMAAEFLPDAGYTTCLVTPTNDGRGIHLGLLSRLPVVSVTSHRWASFPGPGGGEERLHFSRDAQEVVLDLPDGSPLRVFNVHLKSNRDREGDERSMRKRTAEALKVKRLAAERLAADPGALYLAVGDFNSDYTVAEGQAGPWPAMAALRRAEPDGSRVLLDVHEGLPREQRETLPGGGFYPPATFDYILASPAMARRLVPGSAGVIRRGDLVAGSDHLPVIATFRTD; encoded by the coding sequence ATGACCACCCGCTTCCTCCCCAAGCTCCTGGCGTTCGCCCTGGCCCTCGCCGCGGCGGGCCCCGCCGCGGCCCAGCCCGCCGAGGCCGGGCGGCTCACGGTCGCTACCTACAACATCGAGAACGCCTTCGACGTCTTCGACGATCCGTACTCCGGCGACGAGGGGACGGCGGTGAAGAGCCGGCACGAGCTCCGGGCGATCGCTTCCGCGGTGGCCGCGAGCAACGCCGACCTGGTCTTCTTCCAGGAGGTCGAGAACGCGGAGCTTCTCGCGGCGATGGCCGCCGAGTTCCTCCCCGACGCCGGCTACACGACCTGCCTGGTCACGCCGACCAACGACGGGCGGGGGATCCACCTCGGGCTCCTGTCGCGGCTGCCGGTCGTCTCGGTCACCAGCCACCGCTGGGCGTCCTTCCCCGGTCCCGGGGGCGGGGAAGAGCGGCTCCACTTCAGCCGCGACGCCCAGGAGGTCGTCCTGGACCTGCCCGACGGCTCGCCGCTGCGCGTGTTCAACGTCCACCTCAAGAGCAACCGCGACCGCGAGGGCGACGAGCGGTCGATGCGGAAGCGCACCGCCGAGGCTCTGAAGGTGAAGCGGCTCGCCGCCGAGCGGCTGGCCGCCGATCCGGGCGCGCTCTACCTCGCCGTCGGCGACTTCAACAGCGATTACACCGTGGCCGAGGGCCAGGCGGGCCCCTGGCCGGCCATGGCCGCCCTCCGCCGCGCGGAGCCCGATGGCTCCCGCGTCCTCCTCGACGTGCACGAGGGCCTGCCCCGCGAGCAGCGGGAGACCCTCCCCGGCGGCGGTTTCTATCCGCCGGCGACCTTCGACTACATCCTCGCCTCCCCCGCCATGGCCCGCCGCCTTGTGCCGGGTTCCGCCGGCGTCATCCGGCGCGGCGACCTCGTCGCCGGCTCGGACCACCTCCCGGTCATCGCGACCTTCCGCACGGATTGA